From the genome of Notolabrus celidotus isolate fNotCel1 chromosome 5, fNotCel1.pri, whole genome shotgun sequence, one region includes:
- the LOC117813331 gene encoding ras-related protein Rab-34-like isoform X1, with protein sequence MVKRLFLSLSVSLFGICFSLWISHHIPLQFGSSRGLNGVLPWLCGGSGEGEIKMPGSMLPPVKKDRVITQLPKCFSPNAALHTKDGFHPQVKAVCQVQKPGTVSFNIAKVIVVGDVSVGKTCLISRFRKGAFEKNYKATIGVDFEMERFEVLGVPFSLQLWDTAGQERFKCIASTYYRGAQAIIVVFDLSSVSSLVHARQWLEDAMKENDPSSVLLFLVGTKKDLSSPDQLARTEHEAIRLSEEIKAEYWAVSAKSGDGVRDFFFRVASLTFEANILSELEKNGSRQFGDIIRLTDNTDDNLKPSRRKSNCC encoded by the exons ATGGTAAAGAGACTCTTCCTTTCTTTGAGCGTCAGTTTGTTTGGGATTTGTTTTTCGCTTTGGATATCGCATCACATCCCTCTCCAGTTTGGCTCCAGCAG gGGACTTAACGGTGTCCTCCCATGGTTGTGTGGAGGGAGTGGTGAAGGGGAAATAAAGATGC CAGGCAGTATGTTGCCACCTGTGAAGAAGGACAGGGTTATAACTCAGCTCCCAAAG TGTTTTAGTCCAAATGCAGCCCTGCACACCAAAGATGGCTTCCACCCTCAGGTGAAAGCTGTTTGCCAGGTACAGAAGCCTGGCACTGTGAG CTTTAACATCGCCAAGGTGATCGTAGTGGGAGATGTGTCGGTTGGAAAAACGTGTCTGATCAGCAG GTTTCGTAAAGGTGCGTTTGAAAAGAACTACAAAGCAACCATTGGTGTGGATTTTGAGATGGAGCGTTTTGAAGTGCTCGGTGTCCCCTTCAGTTTACAGCT GTGGGACACGGCCGGTCAGGAGCGATTCAAATGCATCGCCTCGACATATTACAGAGGAGCTCAAG CCATCATAGTGGTGTTCGACCTTAGCAGTGTGAGCTCCTTAGTACATGCCAG acagtGGCTGGAGGACGCCATGAAGGAAAATGACCCATCCAGTGTTTTACTGTTCCTTGTTGGCACCAAGAAGGACCTCAGT TCTCCTGATCAGCTGGCTCGCACCGAGCATGAAGCCATCAGACTCTCAGAGGAAATCAAAGCAGAGTACTGGGCTGTGTCTGCGAAGTCAG GAGATGGCGTCAGGGATTTCTTCTTCCGCGTGGCTTCTCTGACTTTTGAGGCCAACATTTTGTCTGAGCTGGAGAAAAATGGCTCGAGGCAGTTTGGAGACATTATCA GGCTCACAGACAACACGGACGACAACCTcaaacccagcaggaggaagtcCAACTGCTGCTGA
- the LOC117813331 gene encoding ras-related protein Rab-34-like isoform X2, with translation MLPPVKKDRVITQLPKCFSPNAALHTKDGFHPQVKAVCQVQKPGTVSFNIAKVIVVGDVSVGKTCLISRFRKGAFEKNYKATIGVDFEMERFEVLGVPFSLQLWDTAGQERFKCIASTYYRGAQAIIVVFDLSSVSSLVHARQWLEDAMKENDPSSVLLFLVGTKKDLSSPDQLARTEHEAIRLSEEIKAEYWAVSAKSGDGVRDFFFRVASLTFEANILSELEKNGSRQFGDIIRLTDNTDDNLKPSRRKSNCC, from the exons ATGTTGCCACCTGTGAAGAAGGACAGGGTTATAACTCAGCTCCCAAAG TGTTTTAGTCCAAATGCAGCCCTGCACACCAAAGATGGCTTCCACCCTCAGGTGAAAGCTGTTTGCCAGGTACAGAAGCCTGGCACTGTGAG CTTTAACATCGCCAAGGTGATCGTAGTGGGAGATGTGTCGGTTGGAAAAACGTGTCTGATCAGCAG GTTTCGTAAAGGTGCGTTTGAAAAGAACTACAAAGCAACCATTGGTGTGGATTTTGAGATGGAGCGTTTTGAAGTGCTCGGTGTCCCCTTCAGTTTACAGCT GTGGGACACGGCCGGTCAGGAGCGATTCAAATGCATCGCCTCGACATATTACAGAGGAGCTCAAG CCATCATAGTGGTGTTCGACCTTAGCAGTGTGAGCTCCTTAGTACATGCCAG acagtGGCTGGAGGACGCCATGAAGGAAAATGACCCATCCAGTGTTTTACTGTTCCTTGTTGGCACCAAGAAGGACCTCAGT TCTCCTGATCAGCTGGCTCGCACCGAGCATGAAGCCATCAGACTCTCAGAGGAAATCAAAGCAGAGTACTGGGCTGTGTCTGCGAAGTCAG GAGATGGCGTCAGGGATTTCTTCTTCCGCGTGGCTTCTCTGACTTTTGAGGCCAACATTTTGTCTGAGCTGGAGAAAAATGGCTCGAGGCAGTTTGGAGACATTATCA GGCTCACAGACAACACGGACGACAACCTcaaacccagcaggaggaagtcCAACTGCTGCTGA
- the LOC117812938 gene encoding calpain-2 catalytic subunit-like, with translation MASIGLKMVNSLYEDGGEGSPSNPEKFKGQDFEELRESLLAEKKTFQDETFPPNLDSLGEQDDIPAEELEKVEWLRPLDLNPDASFVVDGTSRFDFKQGDVGNCWFLSAIGALTFRKTLMAQVVPMDQSFRENYAGIFHFRFWRFGKWVDVVIDDLLPTIGKVPLSVSSTSEKEYWAPLLEKAYAKVCGSYGDMIAGNPPEAFKDFSGGVSVSCDLSEPQPDLWDLMNRAVQSRTMMGCGTFAGEKGEEISAEFGLVEGHAYGVTGVLVVESCEEQVKLVRVWNPWGMKEWNGDWSDKSNLWETVSDEVRSLCMKKRDDGEFWMKMDDFCTYFEEMHICCDSPNFVDGDEVCLWNCSLKEGRWEAGKSAGGPDYSTEEFWTNPQYRVTVKAVEGDNEGDKNVLLSLMQKPDEEYRRKITYHSIGFSVFLVPPEAPKGRLPYSLFKDQEPLILSMFHETRELIEFYCLELGEYLIIPCTFEPNKTSSFIITIYSKTEAEME, from the exons ATGGCATCCATCGGCCTGAAGATGGTTAACTCCCTCTATGAGGACGGAGGAGAAGGAAGCCCTTCCAATCCAGAGAAATTCAAAGGCCAAGACTTTGAGGAGCTCCGGGAATCCCTCCTCGCTGAGAAGAAAACGTTTCAGGATGAAACTTTCCCACCAAACCTGGATTCTCTGGGAGAGCAGGATGATATCCCAGCAGAGGAGCTTGAAAAGGTGGAGTGGCTCCGCCCCCTT GACCTTAACCCTGATGCATCGTTTGTCGTGGATGGGACTTCAAGATTTGACTTCAAGCAAGGAGACGTGG GTAATTGCTGGTTTCTTTCAGCCATTGGAGCTCTGACTTTTCGTAAGACGCTGATGGCACAAGTGGTACCTATGGATCAAAGCTTCAGGGAAAACTATGCTGGGATATTTCACTTCAGG ttttgGAGGTTTGGAAAATGGGTGGATGTTGTCATCGATGACTTGTTGCCAACAATCGGCAAGGTTCCCCTGTCAGTCTCCTCCACGTCTGAAAAAGAGTACTGGGCCCCCCTGCTGGAGAAAGCATATGCAAa ggTTTGTGGATCTTATGGAGACATGATCGCCGGCAATCCACCCGAGGCATTCAAGGATTTCAGTGGAGGCGTGAGCGTGAGCTGCGATCTGTCCGAACCCCAGCCTGACCTGTGGGACTTGATGAACAGGGCCGTGCAGAGCAGAACTATGATGGGATGTGGGACTTTTGCAGGG gagaaaggagaggaaatctCTGCCGAGTTTGGTCTGGTGGAAGGTCACGCCTACGGTGTGACGGGAGTCCTAGTG GTAGAAAGCTGTGAGGAACAAGTGAAACTGGTGAGAGTGTGGAACCCGTGGGGTATGAAAGAGTGGAATGGAGACTGGAGTGACaa GTCAAACTTGTGGGAGACAGTGAGCGATGAGGTCAGGAGCCTGTGTATGAAAAAGCGCGATGATGGAGAGTTCTG GATGAAGATGGACGACTTCTGTACCTATTTTGAAGAGATGCACATCTGCTGTGACAGCCCCAACTTTGTGGATGGTGATGAAGTCTGTTTGTGGAATTGTTCATTAAAAGAAGGTCGCTGGGAGGCTGGGAAGTCTGCTGGAGGACCTGACTACAGCACAG AGGAGTTCTGGACAAACCCACAGTACCGTGTCACCGTGAAGGCCGTGGAGGGAGACAACGAAGGAGACAAGAACGTCTTACTGTCGCTGATGCAGAAGCCTGATGAAGAATATCGCAGAAAAATCACATATCACTCCATCGGGTTCAGTGTCTTCCTG GTGCCACCAGAG GCGCCCAAAGGACGTCTTCCGTACTCTCTCTTCAAGGACCAGGAGCCTCTAATACTCAGTATGTTTCATGAGACAAGAGAGCTGATTGAGTTCTACTGCTTGGAGCTGGGGGAGTACTTGATCATTCCCTGTACATTTGAACCCAACAAGACCTCCAGCTTCATCATCACGATCTACTCCAAGACTGAAGCAGAGATGGAGTGA